A window of the Microvirga terrae genome harbors these coding sequences:
- a CDS encoding PHA/PHB synthase family protein: MPAPTSSTPMGSRKLPPQAALLPIQPAAAHASATGLPSDLGPWDDAELHRLRDTLDHIAHAGLARLTGGLSPAAIVDAYMDWAVHLAISPGKHVELATKCVRKWARLAQFASRYAVDGGACEPCIEPPPQDRRFAETEWWRWPFNLVQQSFLLQQQWWDDATTDVDGVTKQHQAVVEFITRQILDMASPSNFIATNPVVQRRILETGGQNLVQGLRHFLEDWERIVRSRPPAGTEAFRPGRNVAVTPGRVIYRNDLIELIQYAPTTRKVRPQPILIVPAWIMKYYILDLSPENSLVRYLTEQGFTVFIISWKNPDVGDRDLGLDEYRRLGIMAALDAVNAIVPDRNVHAVGYCLGGTLVSVAAAAMARDGDKRLASLSLLAAQADFREAGELTLFINESQLHFLEDLMRSQGFLDTRQMAGAFQLLRSNDLIWSRLVRHYLMGERTPLNDIMAWNADATRMPYRMHAEYLRQLFLNNDLAEGRFDVDGRPIAISDIRAPIFAVGTERDHVAPWRSAFKIHLLADTDVTFLLTTGGHNAGIVAGPSRTSGSFQVLTRSSVGHYLDPDTWIKIAPRFQGSWWREWSHWLTLHSGELVEPPDMGAPDGGYPVLCDAPGTYVMQT, encoded by the coding sequence ATGCCGGCTCCTACATCCTCCACACCCATGGGGAGCCGGAAATTGCCCCCGCAAGCCGCCCTGCTGCCGATTCAGCCGGCTGCGGCTCACGCCTCGGCGACCGGGCTGCCGTCGGACCTGGGACCCTGGGACGATGCGGAGCTCCACCGGCTCAGGGACACGCTCGATCATATCGCCCATGCCGGGCTTGCGCGCCTGACCGGCGGGCTCTCGCCCGCAGCCATCGTCGATGCCTATATGGATTGGGCCGTCCATCTTGCCATTTCGCCGGGCAAGCATGTCGAACTCGCCACCAAGTGCGTGCGCAAATGGGCGCGGCTGGCGCAGTTCGCCTCGCGCTACGCGGTCGATGGCGGCGCCTGTGAGCCCTGCATCGAGCCGCCGCCCCAGGACCGGCGCTTCGCCGAGACGGAATGGTGGCGCTGGCCTTTCAACCTCGTTCAGCAGAGTTTTCTACTGCAGCAACAATGGTGGGACGATGCGACAACGGATGTGGACGGGGTGACCAAGCAGCATCAGGCAGTCGTCGAGTTCATCACGCGACAGATCCTCGACATGGCCTCGCCGTCGAACTTCATTGCGACCAACCCGGTGGTTCAGCGCCGCATCCTTGAAACCGGCGGCCAAAATCTCGTGCAGGGCCTTCGCCATTTCCTCGAAGACTGGGAGCGGATCGTCCGCTCCAGGCCACCTGCCGGTACGGAAGCCTTCCGTCCGGGCCGGAACGTCGCCGTGACACCCGGACGGGTGATCTACCGCAACGATCTCATCGAATTGATCCAGTATGCGCCGACGACCAGGAAGGTGCGGCCGCAGCCGATTCTGATCGTGCCGGCCTGGATCATGAAGTACTACATCCTGGATCTCTCGCCCGAGAATTCCCTGGTCCGTTATCTCACCGAACAGGGCTTCACGGTGTTCATCATCTCCTGGAAGAACCCCGACGTCGGCGATCGGGATCTCGGTCTCGACGAGTACCGCCGGCTCGGCATCATGGCGGCCCTCGATGCCGTGAATGCCATCGTGCCCGACCGGAACGTCCATGCGGTCGGCTATTGCCTCGGCGGCACGCTTGTGTCGGTCGCCGCTGCCGCCATGGCGCGCGATGGCGACAAGCGTCTCGCATCCCTGTCGCTCCTGGCCGCGCAGGCGGACTTCCGCGAGGCTGGGGAACTCACGCTCTTCATCAACGAAAGCCAGCTGCACTTCCTTGAAGATCTGATGCGAAGCCAGGGTTTTCTCGATACCCGGCAGATGGCCGGCGCTTTCCAGCTTTTGCGCTCGAACGACCTGATCTGGTCACGCCTCGTCCGGCATTACCTAATGGGCGAGCGCACGCCCTTGAACGACATCATGGCCTGGAACGCCGATGCGACGCGGATGCCCTACCGCATGCATGCGGAATACCTGCGGCAGCTCTTCCTCAACAACGACCTCGCCGAAGGACGCTTCGACGTCGACGGCCGCCCGATCGCCATCAGCGACATCCGCGCGCCGATCTTTGCGGTCGGCACCGAGCGCGACCACGTGGCCCCATGGCGTTCGGCGTTCAAGATCCATCTGCTTGCCGACACCGACGTGACGTTCCTCCTCACGACGGGCGGACACAACGCCGGCATCGTGGCTGGCCCGAGCCGGACCAGCGGGAGCTTCCAGGTTCTCACACGATCCTCGGTCGGCCACTACCTCGATCCGGACACCTGGATCAAGATCGCTCCTCGCTT